In the genome of Chryseobacterium phocaeense, the window AACATGTATCACAGTCCGAGACCTAATGCCTGGCTGGCGGATTTCAACAAATTTGTCATCGAAAGAAAGGATCATCCTTATTTTCAGAATATGGTATACCAAGAAATGAAAAACTTCTTCGAGTATCAGGTTATTCCCTATAAAGAATCAAAAGATGCTGAGATCAATTTCATCGGCTCTATTGCTTATTACTATGAGCATATTCTCCGTTCTGTAGCGGAAGAATTTCATTTAAATGTGGGCCACGTGGTCCGCAAACCTATCGAAAGTTTAGTAGACTACCATATTAAGTATATACTTTAATAAAAAACAAAATTCTATGTCAAGTAAAACCCACCGCGACGAAAAGAACTTTAATCAGGCCGCGTTAGATTATCATAAAGCTGAACCTAAAGGAAAGATCGAAGTTATCCCTTCAAAACCGCACTCGTCCCAAAGAGACCTGTCATTGGCGTACTCACCGGGGGTGGCAGTTCCTTGTATGGAGATCCATGATAAGCCGGAAACCGTATACGATTATACAGGAAAAGGAAACCTGGTAGCTGTAATTTCAAACGGAACGGCTGTACTGGGATTGGGAGATATCGGAGCGGAAGCTTCAAAACCCGTAATGGAAGGAAAAGGTCTTTTATTCAAGATCTTTGCGGATATCAACGTTTTTGATATTGAGATTAATGAAAAAGATCCGGATAAATTCATTCAGATTGTAAAAGGGATTGCTCCTACATTCGGAGGAATTAACCTTGAAGATATTAAAGCCCCTGAAGCATTCTATATTGAGCAGAAACTGAAAGAAGAGCTTGATATTCCATTAATGCACGATGATCAGCACGGAACAGCGATTATTTCTGCTGCTGCCCTGATCAATGCCCTGCAGATTGCCGGTAAAAACATCGGAGAAGTAAAAATGGTGGTGAACGGAGCCGGAGCGGCTGCCATTGCCTGTACCAATCTGTATATTTCCTTAGGACTGAAAAGAGAAAACGTCCTGATGTGCGACAGTAAAGGTGTAATCAATCATAAAAGGGAAAACCTTACTCCTGAAAAATTAGACTTTATAGCTCAAACAGATATTGAAACTCTTGAAGATGCTGTAAAAGGCTCCGATGTCTTTATCGGTCTATCCAAAGGAAACGTGATGACTCCTGACATGCTTTCCGGCATGAATGAGAACCCCATCGTTTTTGCCCTGGCCAATCCTGATCCTGAAATTGCCTACGATCTTGCGATTGAAACCCGTAAAGATGTGATCATGGCAACAGGAAGAAGTGACTATCCTAATCAGGTGAACAACGTACTTGGATTCCCTTACATTTTCCGTGGTGCTCTGGATGTTCAGGCAACAGGAATTAATGAAGAGATGAAGTTGGCAGCCGTCCATGCTATTGCAGACCTTGCTAAAGAACCGGTACCGGAAGCCGTAATTCTTGCTTACAATGTTCAGAACTTACAGTTTGGAAGAGAGTATTTCATTCCGAAACCGTTTGACAACAGGCTGATCACCAAAGTATCCAGTGCGGTAGCAAAAGCAGCCATTGAAAGCGGTATTGCCGGAAAAAATATCGAAGACTTCGAAGAATACGAAAACCAGCTATTGGACAGAATGGGAAGAGATGAGAAGCTGGTAAGAATGATGCAGAGCCGTGCAAAATCCAATCCGAAAAGAATTACCTTAGGAAACGCTGAAGAATATAACGTTTTGAAAGCAGCACAGATCCTTTACGAAGAAGGAATTGCCTTCCCGAGCCTTTTAGGAGATAAAAAATACATCAAGGAACAGATGGAACGTTTCGGAATCAGTCTGGATGTTCCAATTATTGATCCAAGTGATGACGACCAGAAAGAAAACAGAAAAAAATACAGGGAAACCCTTTGGAAACTTCGCCAGAGAAAAGGAATGAACGAGTACAAAGCTAAAAGATATGTTCGCCAGAGAGATTATTTCGGTCCTTTGATGTTGAGACATGGGGATACAGACGGTCTTATCGTTGGCTTCTCTAAAAACTATACCTCCGTGCTTCGTCCGGTTCTGGAAGTGATTGAAAAGGATAAAGGAGTAGATAAAATAGCGGCCATGATGATGATCCTTTCAGAAAAGAAACCGATTTTCTTCGCTGATACTTCCATCAACCAGAATCCTACAGCGGAAGACCTGGTGAACATTGCTAAAATGGCGGAAATTACAGTGAAATCTTTTGCCATAGAGCCGAGAATTGCCATGCTTGGTTTCGAAAACTTTGCTGCCATTTCAGATACTTCCAAAAAAGTAGCCAAAGCAGTAAGCATCCTTCACGAGAAATATCCTAAAATGGTGGTTGATGGAGAAATTCAGCCGGATTTTGCGATGAATGCAGATCATTTGAGTGATTATCCCTTCTCAAAATTAGGAACCACACCTGCAAATACCTTCGTTTTTCCGAATCTTGAAAGTGCGAATCTTTCCTACAAGATCATCAGAGGAATGAAAGTAGCCCAGGTAATCGGCCCGATTCTGATGGGACTGAAACAGCCGGTACACGTTTTACAGATGCGTTCAAGCGTAGACGAAATTGTAAACCTGGCCACTGTAGCGGTTCTTGACGCTCAGAGAAGAGAAAACAAGAAATAAAGAATTGACCTTAAAGATAAAAAGCAGTATACAAAATTTTGTGTGCTGCTTTTTTTATGTTAAATATACTATTATATCATAAGATGGTGATTGTATCATGTTGCTGATGATAGAAATGAAAACATAAAAATATCCCTAAAACAGAGGCTTAAACAGTTGTTGTTTCTTTTAATTTAAGACAATTAGTAGTGTCTTAAAAAATAAATTTTAAATAATTTTATTGTTTTTTACAGAAAAATAAATACATTTACGATTGTCAAAAAAAAATTTACTATGAAAAACATTAAAAGATTGTCAAGAGAGAATTTAAAGCAAATTACTGGAGCAGGACCTAGAAGTCAGCCTATTCAGTCTCCGGATGGAACGTATTACTGTCTTCCGTCTCAGGGTCAGATGTGTGCGGTAAACGGCTGTACCGCAACTTGTGTTCAGGGCCCATGTCATCTTACCACATGCTTTGATATCAATCCTTAAGATGAATCACTCTATTTAAAACATAAACCTGTCCTTTTGGATAGGTTTTATAATTTATAGGAATTCCTTGAATGTACAGTCAAAATTTAAGTTAAAACTCATTCGTGCATGAAATGAAAATATTAATTAGTTTAAATTGCTATATTTGGGAGTTTTAAAAATTAATAATGATATTTTCCTTACAAGGCAGTGTTCAAGAACTTACGCCCGCCTACGCAGTGATCAACGTACAAGGAGTTGGTTACTATGTAGGTATCAGTTTGATGACCTCCCAGGCTCTGGCCCTGAATAAGCCGGCATTTCTGTTTACACAACAAATCATCCGGGAAGATGCACATCTTCTTTTTGGGTTTAACACACGTTCAGAAAAAGAAATGTTCAATCTGTTAATAAGCGTTAACGGAGTTGGAGCCGTTTCAGCCCTCATACTTCTTTCCACTTTAAGCCTTGAAGAGATCGCTTCGGCCATCCTTTCCAGGAACAGTGCACTCATTCAGAAAGCAAAAGGAATTGGGGCCAAAACCGCTGAAAGAATCATCGTGGATTTGAAAGATAAAGTCCAAAAATTCAGCGTTACAGACGAAAATATTTCTGCTTTTGCGGATAATAAAGTGAAGGAAGAATCGTTATCTGCATTAGAAGTTTTAGGAATCCCGAAACGCATGAGCGAGAAGATCGCAGACAGAATGATGAAACAGAATCCGGAGATCTCCGTAGAAGAATTGGTAAAACAAATTTTAAAAAATATTTAACATTTGGTGGCGAATAACAAGCATCTCAAAATACTATTGTTCCTGTCGTTCCTATGCATGTCAGTAACTACCTTTGCACAGCAGGTACGTGATACTGCCATCATCAAGAAAGATTACGCACTGGCCGATCCCACGAGGTATGAGGCCTTTTATGATATCAAAACAGGAATGTATTACGTGTATCCCAAAATTGGAAATACATTCACCGGACCTCCTACCGCGATGTCCCCGGAAGAGTATAAGGAATTTATGCTCGCGACCCAATCCAGAGCTTATTACAAAGAGAAATCCGATAAATATAACCTCCTTTTCAGAAGAGACAGATCAGACGCCCGTAAGAAAGGGCTCATACCGGCTCTGATGATTAATAACAGGCTCTTTGAAACCATTTTCGGAAGTAATAAAATTGAGATCATTCCTTCAGGATATGCCTCACTGGACTTTGCAGGACTGTATCAGAAAATTGATAACCCGCTGATTTTACCTCAGAACAGGACGAGTTTCAACTTCGATATCGATCAGAGAATACAGCTTGGTTTATTAGGAAAAGTAGGGGAAAACCTTCAGTTAAAAGCCAATTATGATACCCAGAGCGGTTTTGCATTTGAGAACAGGATGAACCTCGTGTGGCAGGCTAAAGGAAGCTGGAAAGACCTTCAGACCAAAGGTCTGGGAGATGTGGATAAACCCAACGCAGGAGGAGAAGATAAGATCATCAAAAGGGTGGAATTCGGTAACGTTAATATGCCGCTGTCTACCAGCCTTATCCGTGGATCTCAATCCCTGTTCGGGGTGAAAACGGAATTTCAGTTAGGAAAGACTTACGGAACCGTAGTGCTCTCCCAGCAGCAGGGTGAAGCCAGAAATATCGTAGTTCAGGGCGGAGGAGTAATGAACAACTTTAAAGTCAACGCTATTGACTATGAAGATAACCAGCACTTTTTCCTAGGTCATTATTTCCTGGATAAATATGACAATTCATTGCTCAATTATCCGCAGATCAGTTCCACGATCAATATCACCAGATTGGAGGTCTGGGTGCTCGATCAGGGAAACAGCAACCTGGCTTACCAGAAAAGTATTGTCGGGATCAGGGATCTGGGAGAAGGTGCTTCCGGACTGCCGGATAACTCACAGAATGGATTGTACCAGTCTATTAGTGCAGCAATCGGGCCGAGAGAGGCCGGTAAAAACTATGCGACAACCTTCCAGGGGCAGATGTTCCCGGGAAGTACACAGCCGTATGACAACGGAGAACAATTTATTTTCAATACCAAAGCAAGAAGGCTGAATGCCAATGAATATACATTACAGCCTCAGTTAGGATATATCTCATTAAATCAGAAACTGAACGAAAACCAGCTTCTGGCCGTTTCTTACTCCTATACGGACGGAACCAACAAAGTGTATAAAGTAGGGGAATTCTCCGAAGAAAGCCCGGTGCTGGTAACCAAAGTCCTTAGAGTAAACAACAAAGTGAATACCCAGTCTCCGATGTGGGACCTGATGATGAAGAACATCTATTCTATCGATGCAGGCCAGGTAGCACAGGACGGATTTATTCTTAACGTTTTCTACAGGGATCCAAAAACCGGAGGTAAAGTAAATTACCTGCCGGGTACCGCTGTTCAGGATAAAAACTTACTGAAGCTATTTAACTGGGACCGTCTGAACATGAACGGTGACGTCCAGGCCAGCAGCGGTGTAGTAGGGGATGGTATTTTTGACTTTGTGAACGGAATCACCATCCGGCCGGAAACGGGAAGGATCATCTTCACCAAAGTAAAACCTTTCGGAGCCTTTATGCAGAGCCAGATAGGGAGTAATGATCAGCAGTTTGTCTTCAACGATCTGTATACGCAGCAGAAACAGGTAGCTTCTGCCAGTAACCTTGCCCAGCGGTATACCATTGAAGGACGGTATAAAGGAACCCAGGGACAGGGGATTTCTCTTGGAGCTGTCAACGTACCACAGGGATCTGTAAAAGTTTCTGCGAACGGTGTTCAGCTGACGGAAGGAGTAGACTATACCGTAGACTATATGCTTGGAACGGTAACGATCATCAACGAAAACGTTAAACAGTCCGGACAGGCAATCAATATCTCACTCGAAAATCAATTGACCTTTAATACCCAGAGAAAAAGATTCTTAGGTTTAAATTTAGAAAGAAGATTCAGCGAAAACTTTATACTGGGCGGAACCGTTGTGAATTACTCCGAATCTCCGCTTACCCAAAAAGTAAACTATGGACAGGAAGCCGTAAATAATACCATGGCCGGGATCAACATGATGTACAACAATCAGGTTCCTTTCCTGACTAGGCTGACAGACAAGATCCCGCTGATCAATACGGAAGCGCCGTCCAATCTGAACTTTAAGATGGAAGCCGCTTACCTGCTTCCGGGACTTAATAAAGGAACAAATGATCAGTCCTATGTAGACGATTTTGAACAAACTACTTCTAAAATATCATTAAAAGAACCTGCAGCATGGAGTTTAGCTTCAAGACCGGAGAAAAATCTCGCCGCTCCGTTTAACGGGGCACCTGCCGATGATGCGCTGACCAGCGGTTACGGTAGAGGGCTTCTTTCATGGTATAATATTGACCCAAGATTCTGGGGAGTGGGAGGTAGAGCTCCGGCGGGAATTACGCCGCAGTCGGTTTCCAACCACGCATCCAGAAGAGTTCAGTACTCTGAAATTTATAACAACAGGGACTTTGTAGCAGGTGAGCAAACCTTTACCAATACCCTGGATATCTCATACTATCCTCAGGAAAAAGGTCCTTATAACGTAAATCCCGGTTCAGAAACAGCAAGTTCAAGATGGGCGGGGATCATGAGACCGATCAGTGTTTCCAACTTTGTGAACTCAAACATTGAATATGTTGAATTCTGGATGATGGATCCTTATGCAGATGGAAATACTTTAGGTGACAGGGCGAGACTTTTGCTTCAGTTAGGAAACGTTTCGGAAGATATCCTGAAAGATGGAAAAATGCAGTATGAAAACGGTCTTCCAACGCCGGGAGCACCTTCTACAACAACCACTTCTAACTGGGGAGTACAGCCAAAACAGCCACCTATCCTTTATGCATTCTCCAGCGAAGGAGACGACAGAAGAGCACAGGATTCCGGATATGACGGCTTAAGCTCTGATCAGGAAGCTGCGAGATTCGGGAACACATTTGTGAATCCCGTAACCAACCTGGCTGACCCTGCAGTAGATGACTTTGTGTTCTTTATGTCTGATAGATTTACAGGAAACCAGGCTTCATCTCTTGTTCAGAGGTATAAATATTTCAGAAATCCGGAAGGAAACTCTCAGGCCAATTCACTGGAAGTGGCTTCACAGACTCCGGATGCAGAAGATATCAACAAGGATTACAACCTTGATCAGACGGAAAGCTACAACGAATATATTGTAAGACTTGATAAGCCAAGTCTTGCTTTAGGAACAAATAATATTGTAGATGTAAAAACCGTAAAGGCTACCTTCCAGAACGGACAGACTTCAGATGTAAAATGGTACCTGTTCAGAATTCCGGTTTCAAAATATGCAGAAACAGAAGCGGAAGGAGAAAAAAGTGCATCAGTTCTTAACAACGTAAGATTTGCGAGATTAATGATGACGGGCTTTGAAAATACTTCTACCATACGATTCGGGACCATGGACCTGGTAAGATCGGACTGGAGAAGATATCCGAATAAGATTGCAAGTCCAACAGTAAGTTCAGATCAGGAAGGTGTAGGAATTGCAGAAAATAATAACTTCGAGGTAGGAAGTGTAAATATTGAGGAAAATGCCCTGAACCAACCTCCTTATGTACTGCCTCCGGGAATTGACAGACAGGTGTTGAGCGGAAATGCTGGAGCACAAAGACAGAATGAAGCCTCGCTTTACATGAAGGTAGATAATCTTGCCGGAGAAGCAAGAGGGGTATTCAAAAATACAACACTGGATATGAGAAGATACAAAAAACTTAAACTTTTTGTACACGCTCAGGATCCAACGGATAGAACTCAGGGACTGGATCAGGATTCTAAATTCTTCATCCGTTTCGGTAGCGATGCTACGGATAACTATTATGAGTATGAATCTTCAATGATGCTTACTCCAAAACTTGCAACAGCACCTTTGGAAATATGGCCTATTGAAAATAATATAGATTTTGACATCCAAAACTTTGTTGATGCCAAGATCCGAAGAGATAAGAGCACGAATAATATTGTTAACAGAGAACAGGATCCTGTTTTCGGTGATGAAAATAAAAGGATTTATATCAAAGGACGTCCTAGTCTAGGAAACGTTACAACCATTATGATTGGGGTAAGAAATACCAGCAGGTTAAATTCAATTACAAGAATTCTCTGGGTAAACGAGATTCGCCTTTCCGAAATTGAAAATGATGGCGGATATGCAGGAAATGCAAGTTTGAATTTTAACCTGGGAGATTTTGCAACCGTTAATACCAATGCTTCATATACCTCGGTAGGTTTCGGGAATATAGATTCAAAACCGGCAGAGAGAAACCAGTCTACAC includes:
- the ruvA gene encoding Holliday junction branch migration protein RuvA, whose product is MIFSLQGSVQELTPAYAVINVQGVGYYVGISLMTSQALALNKPAFLFTQQIIREDAHLLFGFNTRSEKEMFNLLISVNGVGAVSALILLSTLSLEEIASAILSRNSALIQKAKGIGAKTAERIIVDLKDKVQKFSVTDENISAFADNKVKEESLSALEVLGIPKRMSEKIADRMMKQNPEISVEELVKQILKNI
- a CDS encoding bacteriocin-like protein; translated protein: MKNIKRLSRENLKQITGAGPRSQPIQSPDGTYYCLPSQGQMCAVNGCTATCVQGPCHLTTCFDINP
- a CDS encoding NADP-dependent malic enzyme, which codes for MSSKTHRDEKNFNQAALDYHKAEPKGKIEVIPSKPHSSQRDLSLAYSPGVAVPCMEIHDKPETVYDYTGKGNLVAVISNGTAVLGLGDIGAEASKPVMEGKGLLFKIFADINVFDIEINEKDPDKFIQIVKGIAPTFGGINLEDIKAPEAFYIEQKLKEELDIPLMHDDQHGTAIISAAALINALQIAGKNIGEVKMVVNGAGAAAIACTNLYISLGLKRENVLMCDSKGVINHKRENLTPEKLDFIAQTDIETLEDAVKGSDVFIGLSKGNVMTPDMLSGMNENPIVFALANPDPEIAYDLAIETRKDVIMATGRSDYPNQVNNVLGFPYIFRGALDVQATGINEEMKLAAVHAIADLAKEPVPEAVILAYNVQNLQFGREYFIPKPFDNRLITKVSSAVAKAAIESGIAGKNIEDFEEYENQLLDRMGRDEKLVRMMQSRAKSNPKRITLGNAEEYNVLKAAQILYEEGIAFPSLLGDKKYIKEQMERFGISLDVPIIDPSDDDQKENRKKYRETLWKLRQRKGMNEYKAKRYVRQRDYFGPLMLRHGDTDGLIVGFSKNYTSVLRPVLEVIEKDKGVDKIAAMMMILSEKKPIFFADTSINQNPTAEDLVNIAKMAEITVKSFAIEPRIAMLGFENFAAISDTSKKVAKAVSILHEKYPKMVVDGEIQPDFAMNADHLSDYPFSKLGTTPANTFVFPNLESANLSYKIIRGMKVAQVIGPILMGLKQPVHVLQMRSSVDEIVNLATVAVLDAQRRENKK
- the sov gene encoding T9SS outer membrane translocon Sov/SprA → MSVTTFAQQVRDTAIIKKDYALADPTRYEAFYDIKTGMYYVYPKIGNTFTGPPTAMSPEEYKEFMLATQSRAYYKEKSDKYNLLFRRDRSDARKKGLIPALMINNRLFETIFGSNKIEIIPSGYASLDFAGLYQKIDNPLILPQNRTSFNFDIDQRIQLGLLGKVGENLQLKANYDTQSGFAFENRMNLVWQAKGSWKDLQTKGLGDVDKPNAGGEDKIIKRVEFGNVNMPLSTSLIRGSQSLFGVKTEFQLGKTYGTVVLSQQQGEARNIVVQGGGVMNNFKVNAIDYEDNQHFFLGHYFLDKYDNSLLNYPQISSTINITRLEVWVLDQGNSNLAYQKSIVGIRDLGEGASGLPDNSQNGLYQSISAAIGPREAGKNYATTFQGQMFPGSTQPYDNGEQFIFNTKARRLNANEYTLQPQLGYISLNQKLNENQLLAVSYSYTDGTNKVYKVGEFSEESPVLVTKVLRVNNKVNTQSPMWDLMMKNIYSIDAGQVAQDGFILNVFYRDPKTGGKVNYLPGTAVQDKNLLKLFNWDRLNMNGDVQASSGVVGDGIFDFVNGITIRPETGRIIFTKVKPFGAFMQSQIGSNDQQFVFNDLYTQQKQVASASNLAQRYTIEGRYKGTQGQGISLGAVNVPQGSVKVSANGVQLTEGVDYTVDYMLGTVTIINENVKQSGQAINISLENQLTFNTQRKRFLGLNLERRFSENFILGGTVVNYSESPLTQKVNYGQEAVNNTMAGINMMYNNQVPFLTRLTDKIPLINTEAPSNLNFKMEAAYLLPGLNKGTNDQSYVDDFEQTTSKISLKEPAAWSLASRPEKNLAAPFNGAPADDALTSGYGRGLLSWYNIDPRFWGVGGRAPAGITPQSVSNHASRRVQYSEIYNNRDFVAGEQTFTNTLDISYYPQEKGPYNVNPGSETASSRWAGIMRPISVSNFVNSNIEYVEFWMMDPYADGNTLGDRARLLLQLGNVSEDILKDGKMQYENGLPTPGAPSTTTTSNWGVQPKQPPILYAFSSEGDDRRAQDSGYDGLSSDQEAARFGNTFVNPVTNLADPAVDDFVFFMSDRFTGNQASSLVQRYKYFRNPEGNSQANSLEVASQTPDAEDINKDYNLDQTESYNEYIVRLDKPSLALGTNNIVDVKTVKATFQNGQTSDVKWYLFRIPVSKYAETEAEGEKSASVLNNVRFARLMMTGFENTSTIRFGTMDLVRSDWRRYPNKIASPTVSSDQEGVGIAENNNFEVGSVNIEENALNQPPYVLPPGIDRQVLSGNAGAQRQNEASLYMKVDNLAGEARGVFKNTTLDMRRYKKLKLFVHAQDPTDRTQGLDQDSKFFIRFGSDATDNYYEYESSMMLTPKLATAPLEIWPIENNIDFDIQNFVDAKIRRDKSTNNIVNREQDPVFGDENKRIYIKGRPSLGNVTTIMIGVRNTSRLNSITRILWVNEIRLSEIENDGGYAGNASLNFNLGDFATVNTNASYTSVGFGNIDSKPAERNQSTQSAFSINTAVNVDKFLPEKSGMKIPLNYSYSQTIEDPKYNPLDTDVEFSKAANKEQLKKVARTYTQQRSIGIVNMHKERVNPNKKPKFYDIENVSVTAVYNDDYFRDIYTSKNYRQYLRGYVDYNYTFKPWVIKPFNKMISDTAKSTKYLRWVKEFNFNPIPTRLSFRTEIDRNYNELEFRNVEAILSGNTGDSFSAIKNRNFFFGWQYGLGFNFTKSLKLEINSATRTLNDDVDVNGMNNKSIFGNVFRAGRPVLYNHRVQLNYKLPFQYLPYLDFIDAEVGYGMTYNWNARSTALLSSPEGSLGSVGQNTNIIQATATADLPKFFGQFKYFKNISAKLQKRKQEIDSLNNAYTQQWEKKRFRYKKYKFKNKLTVLQSTAFLLTSFKQLDINYSENNGTVLPGLLSAPNMYGYGQTLGGPTIGFLFGSQADIRRTVLENGWVSDSPYMTDPYVKMSTRELRANLQIMPINDFRIDLSALHNYNRNFSQTGFNNRNNLRTANHDYAFANDQVTYSNSVVLLKTSFKETQAVYQAIRANAMALSRQMGIGEVLNSDGFADHYSIANAYVLIPAFRAAVEGKSVKQMGNARKAGIPIPNWKVTYSGLRNLPIINGQFSKFDILHGYTATYTATGIQSSIDYFNRISGGNAFDVNNDYINPFTFSQVGYVESFSPLIGIDVTMRNNMQFGIQYNRNRMLLLGLVNHTLTEDSNTEYVVRLGYIVKNFRLGMANTRGSRGKGSDLNIRGDISLRDSKTSIMNILLNDSQITGGQKLMNIKISADYNVSENLNLRVFYEQMTSKYKISTAFPLSTIRAGLSATFTFGDSGGGF